From the Cyanobium sp. M30B3 genome, the window CTTCCGGGGGCGCCTTCGCTGGGAAGGGCACCTGGAGGCCCAGCGCCTGGATGGAGAGGCCGAGGCGGCTGAGCAGCTGCCGTGATCGTTGTTGACTCCTCGGTCTGGATTGATTTTTTCAATGGGGTGAGCACCCCTGAGGTGGAGCGGCTGGATGGGTTGCTCGGGGTGACGCCACTGGCGATCGGTGATCTGATCCTGGTGGAGGTGATGCAGGGCTTCCGCAACGAGCGCGACGTGGCCACCGCCCGCCAGCTGTTCCGCTCCCTGGCCCTGCTGCCGATGCTGAGCGGCAGCAACGCCTGGAAGGCAGCCGAGAACTACCGGCAGCTGCGCAGCCGTGGCATCACGGTGCGCAAGACGATCGACGGGATCATCGCCACCGCCTGCATCGAAGCCAACCTGCCGCTGCTGTTCAGCGACCGGGACTTTGTGCCCTACGTGGAGCACCTTGGCCTGGAGGCGGCATGAGCTGCAGTGGTGGGGAGCCTTCTGCGGCCGTCAGCCCAGGGACTCCACGCCCTCCTCAACAGCAGGCGCCGAACGTCTGGCCGGCAGGTAGATCCACTCACCCGCCGGCAGCGGCGTGGAGGGCATGTAGCCCGGCACCAGCAGCTGCATCCCGGCCGGGAAGGGAGTGGTGGAGCGGTAGACGGGCAGCAGCAGGGTGGTGCCAGCCGGCAGCGGTTCCTCGCTGGGCCAACTGCCCAGGTCCGTGTTGAACTGGCGCAGCAGGGAGAGGCTGAGGCTCTGCTCGGCCGCCATGCTGCTCAAGGTCTCGCCCTCGCCCGTGACATAGGGCTCGCTCTGCTGCAGCTCCGGGTTGAGGCTGCGCAGCTTGCTTTCCGTGGTGCCATGGCGGCCAGCCAGCACCGCCAGCGAATCGCCATCCAGCGCGGTGATCGTCTGGGTGCTCTCCAGCTGGGGGTTGATCCGCCGCAGCGTGGCCACGGTGGTGCCGTAGCGCTCGGCGATCAGGTTCAAGGTGTCGCCATCCCTGAGCACCAGCACGCTGTGGGGCCTGAGCACCAGCTGGATCGCTTCCCCCAGCAGCGGCTGCACCAACAGGCCGATGCCCCCGGGGCCGTAGTCCGCCCCGAAGTGCATCACCTGGCAACCAGCGAACTGGGCCCGGCCTCCACTGGGCAGCCCGCCCTCTGATTGCAGCAGGGCCAGGTCGCCCAGCCACATCACCCCCTGGCAGGGGGCCTGCACCGTGCCCAGCAGGGTTGGATCCCAGGGCAGCGGTGCCTCATCGCGGAAGCCTGGGGTGGCCCAGTCCTGCTCGGCCGCCAGCCAATCGAAGGTGTTGCTGGTGCTCACCGACAGGATGGCGGCCCGGCAGAGGTAGCCGCGCAGCAGCACGTCGCCCGGGTCGGTGAGGGCAGTGTCGTTGTAGCCGCTGACGATGCCGCTCTGCTCCAGGAAGCAGTCGATCACATGCCGGCGGATGGGAACCGGATTGCGGCTCTCGGGCCGGTCCACCTCAAACAGGCAGAGGCGGGCGTTGGCGTAGGGCTGCAGCGCGAGCCACAGGGGCACAGGCCCATGGGGCGCAGCACTGGACAGACCCGCCCGGCTGTCGATCGCTGGGGCGGCAGCGGGTAGAGACACCAGCTGGCCCCACAGCGGCGCCCCCCGCAGGGGGTTGAGGCCCTGGTTCAGCGGCGAGAGGGGCTGCTCCATCGCTCAGCTCCGCACCAGTGATCCCCGGAAGGGATCGGGGTTGCACTGGCGCCAGTTCTGCAGCCTTGGCAGCAGCAGTGCCAGCTGGCCGATGTGCTGGCTGCGCTGCCGGTTCAGCACAATCGCCGGTGAGGGGCCCGCAGGGTTCCACTCGCTCTCGGTGTCCTCGAGCAGCAGCTCGGTGGCGTACTCCACCACCGCCAGCTTGCTCAGCGGCAGTGGGTTGGGCACCACGCCGCCGGCCACGCCCTTGCGTCTGCTGCGCACCGGGCTGTTCACCTGTGCCGGGGTCAGTGCGGCCAGCTGCTGATCCAGGAGGGCGATCGCATCGAGGTGGCCCTGGGCGGTGCACACTCCCGTGGGGTAGTGGGTCTGTAGCTGGGCCATCTCGCGGTTCAGAGCCACCAGGGCAGCACTGGTGACGGGAATGGAGAGGGCGATGCGCAGGGCCTCGGCATCACCGAGTCGCCAGGAGCAGGTGGGTGGGGAGGACTGGGTCATGCCCTCCCTTGCCAGGCGCCTCCTCCTCAGCCGGCGTCGAGCTCGCGCTGCAGGCTCTCCCAGTCCTCCGGCAGCTCGCCGCGCTGCAGCAGACGCGAGAACACGGCGTAGCAGTCGTTGCGATCGCCGTCTTTGCGCGGGAACCCCAGCCAGAGGATCAGCAGCAGGCGCCGGCCCTCGGCTTCAAAGGGGCGGAAGAACAGGCGGTAGCGATCCGGCAGGCCCAGGCCCTTGAGGCGGCCATAGCGGCGCAGCGGGCCCGTGAGAGCAAAGCGGCTGGCGTAGGGATCGGCGGCGATCCGCTCCTTGATCCCCTCCATCACTGCCGCCAGCAGCTTCACCTGGGGGTGCTGAACGAAGGACTGGGGATCGAGCTCCTGCTTGAGCCGTTTCACCTCAGCCTTGAGCTCGGCGTACTGCCGCGCAAACAGCTGGGGCTGGAAGGCGATCTCCCAGCCATGGCGTACCAGCGGAGGGCTCATGCCCTACTCAGCTCGTCTGCGGCGTCAACCGTCACGCCTGCCTACCTAATTGCCGCAGCGCTCCAGGGTCAACTAAATGACTAGGAGTTTGTTGCCGATAGAGCAGCAACCCTTCTGACGCGGCGAATGCCGCTGCTCAGTTGGTCTTCTGCTGGTGGTGCCCTTGGACGGCGGCGATTCAGCCCTGGCTGATGCTGCCAGGGTCATGGCCCTTCATCCGGTGGCTGCCCACTGCGCCTGCTGCTGTGATCGCCGGTGCCTGAACAGCTTCAGCAGGTTGTGGGTGGCCGCGATCAGATGCCACTCGCCATCGACCTTCTCCAGGCCCCGCAGCAGGAAGCGACGGATGCCCCGGCCTTCCTTGATCTGGCCGTTCACCGGTTCCACGATCGCCTTACGCTGGGCGTAGATC encodes:
- a CDS encoding type II toxin-antitoxin system YhaV family toxin — its product is MSPPLVRHGWEIAFQPQLFARQYAELKAEVKRLKQELDPQSFVQHPQVKLLAAVMEGIKERIAADPYASRFALTGPLRRYGRLKGLGLPDRYRLFFRPFEAEGRRLLLILWLGFPRKDGDRNDCYAVFSRLLQRGELPEDWESLQRELDAG
- a CDS encoding PIN domain nuclease — translated: MIVVDSSVWIDFFNGVSTPEVERLDGLLGVTPLAIGDLILVEVMQGFRNERDVATARQLFRSLALLPMLSGSNAWKAAENYRQLRSRGITVRKTIDGIIATACIEANLPLLFSDRDFVPYVEHLGLEAA
- a CDS encoding LysM peptidoglycan-binding domain-containing protein, which produces MEQPLSPLNQGLNPLRGAPLWGQLVSLPAAAPAIDSRAGLSSAAPHGPVPLWLALQPYANARLCLFEVDRPESRNPVPIRRHVIDCFLEQSGIVSGYNDTALTDPGDVLLRGYLCRAAILSVSTSNTFDWLAAEQDWATPGFRDEAPLPWDPTLLGTVQAPCQGVMWLGDLALLQSEGGLPSGGRAQFAGCQVMHFGADYGPGGIGLLVQPLLGEAIQLVLRPHSVLVLRDGDTLNLIAERYGTTVATLRRINPQLESTQTITALDGDSLAVLAGRHGTTESKLRSLNPELQQSEPYVTGEGETLSSMAAEQSLSLSLLRQFNTDLGSWPSEEPLPAGTTLLLPVYRSTTPFPAGMQLLVPGYMPSTPLPAGEWIYLPARRSAPAVEEGVESLG